A stretch of the Medicago truncatula cultivar Jemalong A17 chromosome 5, MtrunA17r5.0-ANR, whole genome shotgun sequence genome encodes the following:
- the LOC11434912 gene encoding auxin-responsive protein SAUR50, which translates to MAIKKSNKLPQAEVIKQIVKRCSSFGKRQSYNEEGLPEDVPKGHFVVYVGENRTRYIIPISWLAHPQFQSLLQRAEDEFGFNHDMGLTIPCDEVFFESLTSMMR; encoded by the coding sequence ATGGctataaaaaaatccaacaaactACCACAAGCTGAAGTTATCAAGCAAATTGTCAAAAGATGTTCAAGTTTTGGCAAAAGGCAGAGTTACAATGAAGAGGGTCTTCCTGAGGATGTACCAAAAGGTCATTTTGTAGTTTATGTTGGAGAGAATAGAACAAGATACATTATTCCAATTTCTTGGTTGGCACATCCTCAATTTCAAAGTTTGCTACAAAGAGCTGAAGATGAATTTGGCTTCAATCATGATATGGGACTTACTATCCCTTGTGATGAAGTTTTTTTTGAGTCCTTAACTTCAATGATGAGATAA